The Verrucomicrobiia bacterium genome includes the window AGACATCCATGAACCAGCGCAATTGTTCGTCACGGGTTGACCCGAGATGCACTTCCGTAATGGCGATGGCGGAACGGTAGCGTTCCCATGCTTCCTTGACGACCTGATATACCCCGCCTATGCCAGGCGCGCAGACGCGAACCGCGGATACGTCGGCATACGCATGCTTTCCGTTTCCGGCGTGGGAGCGTTCCGGATAGTTCTGAAGCTTCTCGTCGAGGAACCGTTCACCTGTCAGATGATAATTAATCCCCAGGATGTCGGGCCGACAGGGTGCCGCCAACAGCGCTTCAAGCGCGTCGATAGAAACGCGGCAGCCGCTCAGGTAATCCCACATAGGATGAGAGGAATCACAGCGGCCCGACAGCAAATCAAAGGTGAGCCATCGCCGTTCGTTCTCAAAATCCGCCTGATATCCCACGGGCTCGGTGCTGTACGTTTTCCCAATATTTTCCGTTTGCACGAGCTGCGCTTCCGGAATGATGTTGCGAATCTCCGCCACCGCAAGCTGGACTGCGCGGCATTGATTGACGAGTGCGCGGGAAAAGGCGGCCGTGTCGCGATAGTGCGGATGCCAATGGCCGGATAAACAGCTGAAGCGCGCGGTTGCGAGCGGTTCGTTGACAGGGTTGAAGTATCGCACCCACGGGTAGCGTTCGGCGACGGCCCGTGCATGTCTCGCGAGCCCATCCGGGAAATTCGAATCGAGCAACGACGTGTGTGCCGGGCCGCTGCCATGGTGCACGAGACCGACGATTGGTGCGATGTTGAGTTCGCGCAGGCGGAGCATGCGCTCATCGATCCACGACCAATCGAAGGTTCCAGACGCGGAATGCTCCCACAGAATGGGATAACGCAAGGTGCGAACTCCCAGGCGGGCCAACAATCCAAGGTCCTCGATCCGGCTGATATGTCCGCTGCGCTCGAGTTGATTGAAGTATTTGTCTCCCACCCGGTTGGCCGAGCATTCGATTCCGCCCCACAGTTCCACGCCAGCGTTGTGTGAATCCAGAGTGTCTGCGGGGCGTGGCTTCTCGTTGTTCATTGGCAGAATCTCACCGGTGTAATATTGCAAAACCGCCCGTGAGGAAGGTTTCACGAGCGGTTGGGTGACAGCGGCTCAGCGGACCTATAAGCGATCGGCCATTCAGGTTTCTGACGCCACAGCCTTGCGGCGCAGTGCCATCGGCCGCCTGGGCTTCACCACTTGCGGGAATGTCACGGTAGTCAGCTTGGGATCGCTGTGCAAACTGGCCGCTTCAGTGCGGGTGACGTTCAGCAGTCGAGCATAGATGGTAAGCGCCTGCGCCACGACCTGATCCATGTTGTAATACTTGTAAGTCGCCAAACGCCCAGCGAAGTGCACGCCGGACTGTTCGGCCAAGGCGTGATACTGCCGATAGATCTCGGCGTTCTCCTGGCGGGGGATCGGATAGTAAGGATCTCCTTCTCCACAAGGATACTCATATACGATACTTGTCTTCGCACTTTCCTGCCCAGTGAGGTGCTTGAATTCCGTAATTCGTGTAAACGCGTAATCGTTCGGGTAATTAACCACCGCCACCGGCTGGAACTGGCGCTGATTCAATGTCTCGTGTTTGAATTCAAGGCAGCGATACGGCAGCTTTCCGAAGCGATAGTCGAAGAATTCATCCACGGGGCCGGTATAAACCAACTCGCGATAGGGAATGAAACTCTTTACGTCCCGATAATCTGTATTCAGCAGAATGTGAATGTTGGGATGGTCGAGCATGTTTTCAAACATCCTGGTGAAACCATATTTCGGCATCGCCTGATAGGTGTCCGTGAAATAGCGATCGTCCCGATTCGTTCGCGTTGGCACGCGCGCGGTCACTTGCGCGTCCAGTTCCGATGGGTCAAGCCCCCACTGTTTCCGGGTGTAGCCACGGAAAAATTTTTCATACAACTCCCGGCCAACCTTGCTGACCACCACATCTTCGGATGTGCGGATATGCTCAATTTTTTCAGCGCGTTCCTGCAGGAACTGCTCCATCTGGAACGAGTTCAAACTGACGCCGTAGAGTTGATTGATCGTATCGAGGTTGATGGGGATCGGGACCATCTGCCCGTCCACATGCGCGAGCACCTTGTGCTGATACTGGCGCCAGGCAGTGAAGCGCGACAGGTAATCAAAAACCTCTCGGGAATTCGTGTGAAAGATGTGCGGCCCGTACTTATGGATTAACAGGCCAGCGTCATCGTAGCAATCGTAGGCGTTGCCTGCGATGTGTGGACGGCGATCCACGAGCAACACTTTTTTACCTGAGCCACGTGCAAGACGCTCGGCCAGAACGCTGCCCGAATAACCGGCCCCGACGATGAGATAGTCAAACGCGTCGGTCCGCGAACCACCTGAGCTGGAGAAACCATTTCTATTCATGCTGAAACCTCCGATGAGCGCTTCGCTTGAAGCGCGGCTTGAATGTGGTTTTCCAACTGGCTGACAATCGATTCCCACGTATTCCGGCCGGCCATCTCGAGGCCCCGCTCAACAGCGCCCGCGTCGGGATTCTCCGCCGCCTCTCTGCAGAGCTGGACGAATTCATCATGGCTGCGACCGACCTTTACGACGGAGTTGAAGTTACTGACCACATCGGGCACCGCAGTGCTGATGATCGGGCGTCCCGACGCCATGTATTCCAGAGCTTTCGTGGGGTTGATGAACTCAGTGGATTCGTTCAGGGCAAATGGCATTAGACACGCGTCAAAGCCTTTGCAGAAACCTGGCAGATCCGCATATTGCCGCTGACCAAGCCAGTGCAGGTTCGGCCGTTGAGGAAGGCTGTTCGGGTCTACCTTCATCACGGGTCCGACGATTGCGACGGACCCATTTGGGTTGGCGTCGGCAAGCTTGGCCACGAGTTCGTAATCCATCCGCTCGTCTACCACCCCGAAGTATCCCAAAACCGGTTTGGGCAGCTTCGCCAATTCTTCGGGGATGCGCGTTTCAGCATTGCGCGCCTTGGCGAAATGGTCGACTTCCACGCCACAGCCGTAGAAGTGACAATTGTTGTTGGAAAGTTTCTTGGATTCCCAGAGCTTGCGGCCGCCGGTGAACACAACATCAGCGGCCGCGAGCAGCGCGGCTTCCCGCACCCGAATCTCGGGCGGCGCGCCGCGGAATTGAGACAGTTCATCCATGCAGTCGTATACGGTCAGCGTTTCGTCCATGTGGCCTAGGAACGCCGGGACTGCCATGGGATCGTAAAACCACTGGACTGCGTTCTCAAAGCGCCCGCGTCCCGGTCCGCGCAAGAACTCCTGGACGAGCTCGCGCCGCGTGCGATCGACGTAGTCCGCATCACTCCAGCGCCACGAAGGGAATTGGAGCCGCAGCAAGGTCAGATTCGGCAGGTTATCGGGAGTCCGGAAGCGCGCGATCGGCGTGACGAGGTCAGGATCGGGTGCAATAGTTTCGACGAACAAAATCGGATGCCGCTGGCTGAGTCGAGAGACGAATTGCTGGGGGCGTTGCCACACCCAGTCCCAGCACAAATGGCAGTGAACGATGATTGGATAACTGGAGGTATTGAAATCACGGGGCGACGCGTGATTGCGATCCATATTCGACAGGTTTGAAGAAGATTGAAAATTCGAGTTTGAAAATCCGCTGGTTTGTCGCTTGGAGAAATCCCCTTTTCGAGTGCCGCAGTCCGTTCCAATTGGCGCGTAAGACATATTATTTAATGTTCCGTTTCTTCAGTTTCGGAGACTTGCTCCAGAGCGTCTTCCATTGGGAAAACCTGCACATTAACAAGACTTTAACGGTGCATGCGTCTCAATGGGGTGAAATCCGCAAACTCCCTTGTCACTCTGCCCGAAGCAGCGCAAACTGCCGATGTCTGCTGGGTTTTTGAGATAGCGCGCGCGTCGCGGAGATGCTGTGATGCCGCAGGCAAATTGGAAAAATGCCGACGGATTTTATTATGAATATGTTGACCGATGAACAACGTCAGCAGGTCGCCAAATGGATTGAGGAAGGCGTCAAGCTTTCAGAGATCCAGAATCGAATAGGGTCTGAGTTCGGGCTCCGTTTGACTTACATGGACGTCCGATTCCTGGTCGATGACCTCAAGCTTACGCCCAAGGATCAGGAGCGTCCAAAAACTCCAACACCGCCGCCAGCTGCAGCGCCCAGTGCGCCAGGTGGACCAAAGCCCGTGAGTCCGATCGCTCCCGAAAGCTCGGGCGCTCCGGCATCAAAGATCGGAGTGTCAGTCAGCGTGGATCAACTTGCGCGTCCCGGAGCAATGGTCAGTGGCAAGGTAACCTTCAGTGATGGCCAGAAAGCCGATTGGTATTTTGATCCCGCAGGACGCCTTGGCCTTTCGCCCGTGCAGGCGGGGTACCGCCCAACCCCTGCGGACTTGCAGGAGTTCCAGATGGCGTTGGAATCCGAGTTGAGTCGCATGGGAATGTGACGACCCGGTTGGACCTCAACGCGACCTTGGCATCACACAGTGCCCGGTTTTCCGTTGCGCCCGCGCAAAGGACAGCACTCCGCGTTCGGCAGTGACACCGAGGTAAGGATCATTTCGAATCAGAAGATTGCCATCGAGATCCAGATAATCACAGAGCGCCGACAGTTGAGCCGCGGCGCTGATGAGGACGCTGGTTTCAATCATGCAACCGAGCATCGTCTTGAGGCCGCGGGCGCGGGCGGCTTTCAGGGCTTCAAGAGCGCCAAGAACACCGCCAGCTTTGACAAGTTTCACGTTCACCCCGTGAAAACATTCAGCCGCTCGATCTGCGTCAATCGAAGAGTGATACGATTCGTCCCCAAAGATTGGGAGAGGTGACCGAGCTTTCAGCCATTTCCAATCAGCGATGGGTTTACCCGCAGGCATCGGCTGTTCCACGAATTCCACCTTCGGATCTCGAGCGAGCAATTCCAATTGCTCGATCGCCTTCTCCTTCGTGTCCCACCCTTCGTTGGCGTCGAGTCGTATCGGCTTTAGCGGGGCAACTTCGCGTAGCGCCTTAAGGTTCTCCTGATCCGCACTCGTCCCCACCTTCATCTTCAAAATCGGAAACGATTGGGCATCAACAACTTTCGCCCGAACAGAAGAACTGTCGGCAATTCCTATGGTGAAAGATGTAAGGTGCTGTCGATCAGGTGAATCAACTCCTAGGAACGCCGAAGTGATTTTTTCCGATTTTTGGGCTGCGACGTCGATCAATGCCGTTTCAATGGCACATTTGGCGGCCCAATTTTCACCAGCTGCGTTTCGGATGTAATCCACGCTGTCGTGCAACGGCAATCGCAGGTGATTTAAGTCCAACCTCGTCAGAAACCGACGGACGGATTCAGCGGTCTCTCCGTATCGGCGGACCGGCGAGGCTTCCCCGTAGCCGACGATCTCATCGCACGAGAGCTCTACAACTACGACGTCGGCAGAATCCGTTTTCTCGGTTCGGGCAAGTTTCCACGGATTCACCAATTCCAGCCGAATTGGATGAATCTGCAATTTCATGTAGCGTCGTCGCTGAATGGCAAGGTGGTATCGCCCGTTGGCACATCCGCGGATCCCGCCAATGCACTGCGTTTCAACCAGACCATAAGAATGCTGATATCGGCAGGCGAAACTCCGGAGATTCGTGATGCTTGGCCGAGAGTAGCGGGACGAATTTTCGAGAGCTTCTGACGAGCCTCACTTCGAAGACTCGGAACCAGCGCGTAATCGAAGCTGTTTGGAATCTGCTTCGTATCGAATGCCTTGAATTTCTGCACTTCGAGTTCCTGCCGCTCGATATACCCCGCATACTTGATCGCGATTTCGACCTGTAATGCCACATCAGAATCCAACGCCGGGTCTCGTTTAGGCAACGTTCGATACGAGACTTCAGGCCGTTTCAGCAATTGCGCCAACGTATCCGTTCCTTCTCGTGTGCTGTGCAGGCGCTGGAGTTCCCTGGTTATAGAGTCCTGTTTTGCCTGGAATTTGGCGAAATTGCGGATCGGCAAGAGTCCAACCTCATAACCGATCTCAGACAGCCGCAGATCAGCATTGTCCTGACGCAAGAGAAGTCGATACTCGGCACGCGAGGTGAACATGCGGTAGGGCTCGGTGGTTCCCTTTGTGACGAGATCGTCGATTAGAACGCCAAGATATGCCTGATCGCGCCGCAAAAGGACGGGATCCTTGCCTTGAACTCGCCGCACCGCGTTGATTCCAGCAATCAATCCTTGCCCCGCAGCTTCTTCATAGCCCGAAGTTCCATTGATTTGCCCCGCAAGAAAGAGGTTCCGACACGTCTTTGTTTCGAGAGAAGGGAAGAGCTGCGTCGGAAACACGAAATCGTATTCCACAGCATACGCGGGACGCATGATTTCTGCGTTCTCGCAACCGACGATGGATCGCACCATCTGAATCTGGACTTCGTAGGGCAGGGAAGTTGAAAAGCCATTAACGTAGATTTCGTCGGTTGCGATTCCTTCAGGCTCCAAGAAGATTTGCTGCCGCTCCTTTTCCGGAAACTTCACGATCTTGTCCTCGATCGATGGGCAGTATCGAGGTCCAATTCCTTCGATAGCCCCTGAATACAAGGGGGATTTGTGGAGGTTTTCCCGAATGATCTCAGCCGTTCGAGTGGTGGTAAATGTGACGTAACACGGCAGTTGCCCGTTGATCCGTTCCAATATCGAGTGCGGAGGGTATGGCGCGGCCGAGGAATGTTCCACGTGGAACAAATCGTCCTTCCAGAATGTAAAGTAGGGAACGGGTTCGTCTCCGGGTTGTACTTCGGTCTTCGAAAAATCGATCGAGCGACTCAGCAAGCGCGGCGGCGTGCCAGTCTTAAGCCGCCCGAGTTCCAAGCCTGCTTCTTTCAGCGACCCGGAAAGTCCCATGGCGGCAGACTCACCCGCACGGCCTCCTGACTGCTGGTTAGAACCAATGTGCATCAAACCTCGGAGAAATGTGCCTGTGGTGACGACAACGGTCTTGCCGATATACTGGACTTCAAGAGTGGTTTCCACTCCAACGGCGGCCCCATCCCGCAACAGAATCCTCGAGGTCTGTCCTTGTTGGATGGTTAATCTCTCCTGGCGCTCGCAAATCCATTTCAACCGAAATTGATAAGCCTTTTTGTCGCATTGTGCCCGCGGGGCCCACACAGCGGGACCCTTTTTCGTGTTCAGCATCCGAAACTGCAAGCCGCTCATGTCGGTGTTCTTCCCCATCTCGCCGCCGAGCGCGTCAATCTCGCGCGCTAAATGGCCCTTGGCGAGCCCCCCTATCGCCGGATTGCACGACATCTGGCCGATGGTGTCCGCGTTAATGGTGAGCAATAAAGTCTCGCACCCCATTCGGGCGGCAGCCAAAGCGGCTTCAACGCCAGCGTGCCCGGCGCCGACAATGATGACGTCAAACTCTTTGGGATAAACAAACATCAGGCACTCCGATATTGCGATTCGAAGGGAGTTTTTCCCGGAGTCTTGGCAACACCGGTCCAGGGATTGGCTGCGAGATGTTCACAAATCTTGAATACGGATTCAATGTGTTCGGCTTGGCCGGCCTGGGCTGCCAATTTTTCAGGCGTCCAGCTCTCGCCTTTGGACTCGCGCACCGTTTTCAAGATTTGGAGTTTCAGGGCGATGATTGCTGTCGCGGCTTTTTTTCCGGCCTCAACTCCCGGCTGATGATACGCGTTTACGTTGATCAGTGTTGCGTAAAGTCCGACCGCTCGCTCGAAGAGCGCGATCAGGACTCCCACGGCGAATGGAGAGACCTCATTGATCGTTAGAGTGATTGATTCGCGGCCGCTGTCGCTCAATGCCTGCCGGGTTCCCAAGAAGAATCCGGACAGGTAATCGCCGCTGGTCGTGTCTGGCTCGACTGCAATTCCCGGTGCATTCCTGTCTTTAAGCACCTCGATGAACGTGACAAAAAAGTTGTTCGTGCCATCTCTAAGTTGTTGAATGTAAGCATGTTGGTCCGTAGAACCCTTGTTGCCAAAAACTGAAATTCCCTGGTGAACAACGTTCCCATTCAAGTCGCGTTCCTTGCCAATGGATTCCATCACCAACTGCTGGAGGTATTTGGAAAACAATTCCAGCCGGTCCTTGTAAGGCAGGACGACCATCGCCTTCGCACCGACGCCGTTTCCAGCGAAGTGCCACATCAACGCAAGTTGAGCGGCCGGGTTTTCCATCACTGATTTCCGGCGAGTCTGATCGTCACACGCCCGCGCGCCTGCGAGCATCGCGTCGACGTCGAACCCTTGAAGCGCCGCTGGAAGCAGACCGACTGCGGAGAGTTCGCTCGTTCGTCCGCCCACCCAATCCCACATTGGAAACCGCATGATCCACCCGTTGGCCACGGCATATTTGTCTAACTCGCTCCCCAGCTGCGTCACTGCCACGGCGTGGGCGGCAAAGGTTAGACCAGCGGAATCATACGCAGCTTTTGCTTCGAGCATCCCGTTGCGAGTCTCCTTTGTGCCGCCCGACTTCGAAATTACCACTACCAGCGTTTGCCCCAACTCCTTGCCAATTGCCGCGACGACCCGGTCCATCCCGTCTGGATCAGTGTTGTCGAACGAAAACAGGCGGAGCTTATCGTTAACGGGGTGGCCAAGTGCATTGGCAACGAACTGAGGCCCCAGCGCTGACCCGCCAATACCGATCAAAAGCAGGTTTTTGTAAGTGCCGCTCGCACCTTTGATACGGCCTTGATGAACCCCAGCGGCAAAAGCTTTTATGTTGCTGACCGTTTGCTGGATTTCAGCGGTAATCTCGGGTTCAGGTGCCAATTCCGGGGTGCGAAGCCAGTAATGGCCGACGCGCCGCTTTTCGTCAGGGTTGGCTATGGATCCCTTTTCCAAGGCGTCCATGGCTGAGAAAGCCTTCTGAATCGAAGACTCCATCTCGGCTAGGTAGCCGTCGCAGAAGTTCATACGGCTGATGTCGACCGCTAGGCGCAGGGACGGAAACTCAGAGTAGAATTTTTGAAAATGTTCCCAGAGTTGCTGCTTCGATTTCATAAAAATAGGCGTCAGGCTACCATACAAAGGCCGCGGGATAAAACCACGAAAGCGTTTCATTGAAAAGGGGGAAGCGCAGATCACGGCAAAGCGGCCTTCTGAAGCACCTACTGCAGAGGCGGACTGAGTCCTTAATATGATCGCACGGTCTACGCTCCGCCAACCTGGAACCACGGCGATACAGTCCCGCCTCGTCAGGAGAAAC containing:
- the glf gene encoding UDP-galactopyranose mutase, whose amino-acid sequence is MNRNGFSSSGGSRTDAFDYLIVGAGYSGSVLAERLARGSGKKVLLVDRRPHIAGNAYDCYDDAGLLIHKYGPHIFHTNSREVFDYLSRFTAWRQYQHKVLAHVDGQMVPIPINLDTINQLYGVSLNSFQMEQFLQERAEKIEHIRTSEDVVVSKVGRELYEKFFRGYTRKQWGLDPSELDAQVTARVPTRTNRDDRYFTDTYQAMPKYGFTRMFENMLDHPNIHILLNTDYRDVKSFIPYRELVYTGPVDEFFDYRFGKLPYRCLEFKHETLNQRQFQPVAVVNYPNDYAFTRITEFKHLTGQESAKTSIVYEYPCGEGDPYYPIPRQENAEIYRQYHALAEQSGVHFAGRLATYKYYNMDQVVAQALTIYARLLNVTRTEAASLHSDPKLTTVTFPQVVKPRRPMALRRKAVASET
- a CDS encoding glycosyltransferase, coding for MDRNHASPRDFNTSSYPIIVHCHLCWDWVWQRPQQFVSRLSQRHPILFVETIAPDPDLVTPIARFRTPDNLPNLTLLRLQFPSWRWSDADYVDRTRRELVQEFLRGPGRGRFENAVQWFYDPMAVPAFLGHMDETLTVYDCMDELSQFRGAPPEIRVREAALLAAADVVFTGGRKLWESKKLSNNNCHFYGCGVEVDHFAKARNAETRIPEELAKLPKPVLGYFGVVDERMDYELVAKLADANPNGSVAIVGPVMKVDPNSLPQRPNLHWLGQRQYADLPGFCKGFDACLMPFALNESTEFINPTKALEYMASGRPIISTAVPDVVSNFNSVVKVGRSHDEFVQLCREAAENPDAGAVERGLEMAGRNTWESIVSQLENHIQAALQAKRSSEVSA
- a CDS encoding dipeptide epimerase, with product MKLQIHPIRLELVNPWKLARTEKTDSADVVVVELSCDEIVGYGEASPVRRYGETAESVRRFLTRLDLNHLRLPLHDSVDYIRNAAGENWAAKCAIETALIDVAAQKSEKITSAFLGVDSPDRQHLTSFTIGIADSSSVRAKVVDAQSFPILKMKVGTSADQENLKALREVAPLKPIRLDANEGWDTKEKAIEQLELLARDPKVEFVEQPMPAGKPIADWKWLKARSPLPIFGDESYHSSIDADRAAECFHGVNVKLVKAGGVLGALEALKAARARGLKTMLGCMIETSVLISAAAQLSALCDYLDLDGNLLIRNDPYLGVTAERGVLSFARAQRKTGHCVMPRSR
- the mnmG gene encoding tRNA uridine-5-carboxymethylaminomethyl(34) synthesis enzyme MnmG; this translates as MFVYPKEFDVIIVGAGHAGVEAALAAARMGCETLLLTINADTIGQMSCNPAIGGLAKGHLAREIDALGGEMGKNTDMSGLQFRMLNTKKGPAVWAPRAQCDKKAYQFRLKWICERQERLTIQQGQTSRILLRDGAAVGVETTLEVQYIGKTVVVTTGTFLRGLMHIGSNQQSGGRAGESAAMGLSGSLKEAGLELGRLKTGTPPRLLSRSIDFSKTEVQPGDEPVPYFTFWKDDLFHVEHSSAAPYPPHSILERINGQLPCYVTFTTTRTAEIIRENLHKSPLYSGAIEGIGPRYCPSIEDKIVKFPEKERQQIFLEPEGIATDEIYVNGFSTSLPYEVQIQMVRSIVGCENAEIMRPAYAVEYDFVFPTQLFPSLETKTCRNLFLAGQINGTSGYEEAAGQGLIAGINAVRRVQGKDPVLLRRDQAYLGVLIDDLVTKGTTEPYRMFTSRAEYRLLLRQDNADLRLSEIGYEVGLLPIRNFAKFQAKQDSITRELQRLHSTREGTDTLAQLLKRPEVSYRTLPKRDPALDSDVALQVEIAIKYAGYIERQELEVQKFKAFDTKQIPNSFDYALVPSLRSEARQKLSKIRPATLGQASRISGVSPADISILMVWLKRSALAGSADVPTGDTTLPFSDDAT
- a CDS encoding glucose-6-phosphate isomerase; its protein translation is MKSKQQLWEHFQKFYSEFPSLRLAVDISRMNFCDGYLAEMESSIQKAFSAMDALEKGSIANPDEKRRVGHYWLRTPELAPEPEITAEIQQTVSNIKAFAAGVHQGRIKGASGTYKNLLLIGIGGSALGPQFVANALGHPVNDKLRLFSFDNTDPDGMDRVVAAIGKELGQTLVVVISKSGGTKETRNGMLEAKAAYDSAGLTFAAHAVAVTQLGSELDKYAVANGWIMRFPMWDWVGGRTSELSAVGLLPAALQGFDVDAMLAGARACDDQTRRKSVMENPAAQLALMWHFAGNGVGAKAMVVLPYKDRLELFSKYLQQLVMESIGKERDLNGNVVHQGISVFGNKGSTDQHAYIQQLRDGTNNFFVTFIEVLKDRNAPGIAVEPDTTSGDYLSGFFLGTRQALSDSGRESITLTINEVSPFAVGVLIALFERAVGLYATLINVNAYHQPGVEAGKKAATAIIALKLQILKTVRESKGESWTPEKLAAQAGQAEHIESVFKICEHLAANPWTGVAKTPGKTPFESQYRSA